One Pedomonas mirosovicensis genomic region harbors:
- a CDS encoding exo-rhamnogalacturonan lyase family protein — protein MRSGNLCWRIATSGESIILSASNKGRETLRDVKLVATAQDRPEIEITRSEAQETITRRRYVSEVTNAVIEQSGPVRAVVKVEGRHRGAERAWLPFSLRLYFYAGSEAVRIVHSFIFDGDEHKDFITGLGLSGRVPMSDLPYDRHVRFAGSDDGVWAEAVQSLTGLRRDPGAAFRQAQVAGRKVPPVDEMAEAVRRGLPYIPQWGDFSLSQLTPDGFTLTKRTKPGHGWIEADAGGRANGLGYVGGAAGGVAFGMADFWQRFPVRLDIRDAHTDAAGFTLWYYSPDGPAMDMRFYHDGMGMNDHVAENEGLDITYEDYERGWGTPYGIARTTEFTLWALPATPTRERFAEMCRFVARPPRLVPTPARLHAAGVFGPWSLPDRTTPARRAIEEQNDYLLDFYRGQIEQRRWYGFWNYGDIMHTYDADRHVWRYDIGGFAWDNSELSPDLWLWYSFLRSGEPHVFRMAEAMTRHTGEVDVYHIGRFRGLGTRHAVQHWGDSSKQPRVSTAIYRRIYYYLTADERVGDLMRELLDSDRTLVHVDIGRKVGARRGASMPPGGASHVKASTPLPEGHIFLQFGTSWCSLASAWLTEWERTGDTRWRDRLLAGMTSIAALPKQWFAGGAIFNLETGRFTGPGDKVSVSHLNAVFGAVEVHAELFQLLDVPEYENAWLDYCTAYNAQPAAFTAMTGAPARGHNLKEGHSRLTAFAANRRGDKALARRAWQEFFSGEAGLGMGISARRRKITGPDVLKPVDEAPRVSTNATAQWGLAAIQNLALVGDMVDEVYAGVSE, from the coding sequence GTGCGAAGCGGCAACTTGTGCTGGCGCATCGCCACGTCGGGCGAAAGCATCATTCTTTCCGCCAGCAACAAGGGCCGCGAGACGCTGCGCGACGTAAAGCTGGTGGCCACCGCGCAGGACCGGCCGGAGATCGAGATAACGAGGAGCGAGGCGCAAGAGACCATCACCCGCCGCCGCTATGTGAGCGAGGTGACGAACGCCGTTATCGAGCAGAGCGGCCCGGTGCGTGCCGTTGTGAAGGTGGAAGGGCGGCATCGCGGGGCGGAGCGCGCGTGGCTCCCCTTCTCCCTGCGGCTTTATTTCTACGCCGGATCGGAAGCGGTGCGGATCGTCCACAGCTTCATCTTCGATGGCGACGAGCACAAGGATTTCATCACCGGCCTCGGTCTTTCGGGCCGCGTGCCGATGAGCGACCTGCCCTATGACCGGCATGTGCGCTTCGCGGGCAGCGACGATGGCGTGTGGGCGGAGGCGGTGCAGTCCTTGACCGGCCTGCGCCGCGACCCCGGCGCGGCGTTCCGCCAGGCGCAGGTGGCAGGCCGCAAGGTGCCGCCCGTTGATGAAATGGCGGAGGCCGTCCGCCGGGGCCTGCCCTATATTCCGCAATGGGGAGATTTCTCCCTGTCTCAGCTCACGCCGGACGGGTTCACCCTTACCAAGCGCACCAAGCCGGGGCACGGCTGGATCGAGGCGGATGCAGGAGGCCGCGCCAACGGTCTCGGCTACGTGGGCGGCGCGGCCGGGGGCGTTGCCTTCGGCATGGCGGATTTCTGGCAGCGCTTCCCGGTGCGGCTCGATATCCGCGATGCCCACACCGATGCGGCCGGGTTTACCCTCTGGTATTATTCGCCGGACGGCCCGGCGATGGACATGCGCTTCTATCACGACGGCATGGGCATGAACGACCACGTCGCCGAGAACGAAGGGCTGGACATCACCTACGAGGATTATGAGCGCGGCTGGGGCACGCCCTACGGCATCGCCCGCACCACGGAATTCACGCTCTGGGCGCTGCCCGCAACGCCAACGCGCGAGCGCTTCGCCGAGATGTGCCGGTTCGTCGCCCGCCCGCCCCGGCTGGTGCCGACCCCGGCGCGCCTCCATGCGGCAGGCGTGTTCGGCCCGTGGAGCCTGCCGGACCGCACGACGCCCGCCCGCCGCGCCATCGAGGAGCAGAACGATTACCTGCTCGACTTCTACCGGGGGCAGATCGAGCAGCGCCGCTGGTACGGCTTCTGGAACTACGGCGACATCATGCACACCTACGATGCCGACCGCCACGTGTGGCGCTACGACATCGGCGGCTTTGCGTGGGACAACAGCGAGCTCTCGCCGGACCTGTGGCTGTGGTACAGCTTCCTGCGCTCGGGTGAGCCACACGTGTTCCGCATGGCCGAGGCGATGACGCGCCACACCGGCGAGGTGGACGTCTACCACATCGGCCGCTTCCGGGGGCTCGGCACGCGCCATGCGGTGCAGCACTGGGGCGACAGCTCCAAGCAGCCGCGCGTCTCCACCGCCATCTACCGGCGCATCTACTATTACCTCACCGCCGACGAGCGGGTGGGCGACCTGATGCGCGAGCTGCTGGACAGCGATCGCACCCTCGTCCACGTGGATATCGGCCGCAAGGTGGGCGCGCGGCGCGGGGCCTCCATGCCGCCGGGCGGGGCGAGCCACGTCAAGGCGAGCACGCCGCTGCCCGAAGGACACATCTTCCTCCAGTTCGGCACAAGCTGGTGCTCGCTGGCCTCCGCCTGGCTCACCGAATGGGAGCGCACCGGCGATACCCGCTGGCGCGACCGCCTCCTTGCGGGCATGACCTCCATCGCCGCCCTGCCCAAGCAGTGGTTCGCGGGCGGCGCGATCTTCAATCTTGAAACCGGCCGCTTCACCGGCCCCGGCGACAAGGTGAGTGTCAGCCACCTCAACGCGGTGTTCGGCGCGGTCGAGGTGCACGCGGAACTGTTCCAGCTTCTCGACGTGCCGGAATATGAAAACGCCTGGCTCGATTACTGCACCGCTTACAACGCGCAGCCCGCTGCGTTCACGGCTATGACCGGCGCACCGGCCCGCGGCCACAATCTCAAGGAAGGCCACTCCCGCCTCACCGCCTTCGCGGCAAACCGGCGCGGCGATAAGGCGCTCGCCCGCCGCGCGTGGCAGGAATTCTTCTCCGGCGAAGCCGGACTCGGCATGGGCATTTCCGCCCGCCGCCGCAAAATCACCGGGCCGGACGTGCTGAAACCGGTCGATGAAGCACCGCGCGTCTCCACCAACGCCACCGCCCAGTGGGGCTTGGCTGCCATCCAGAACCTCGCGCTCGTGGGGGACATGGTGGACGAGGTGTATGCGGGGGTGTCTGAGTAG
- a CDS encoding RIFT barrel domain-containing protein, with the protein MTISRRDFIVRAALAGTAISTVGAPALAQTDSAAPPAPKDADIRWLDDAPPALHEGQTWGVPWPRGTKKPRARFALKDAAGRDVPVQTWTTATWPDGSIKWTAHAIPAGAGASAALRVMEGQGARPPLPLR; encoded by the coding sequence GTGACCATCAGCAGGCGCGATTTCATCGTCCGGGCGGCGCTGGCCGGCACGGCGATCAGCACCGTTGGCGCACCCGCGCTGGCGCAAACCGACAGCGCGGCGCCGCCCGCGCCGAAAGACGCGGATATCCGCTGGCTTGATGACGCGCCGCCCGCCCTGCACGAAGGGCAAACCTGGGGCGTGCCCTGGCCGCGCGGCACCAAAAAGCCCCGCGCCCGCTTCGCGCTGAAGGACGCGGCGGGGCGCGACGTGCCGGTGCAGACGTGGACCACCGCCACCTGGCCGGACGGCTCGATCAAATGGACCGCCCATGCGATCCCCGCAGGGGCGGGTGCAAGCGCTGCGCTGCGCGTGATGGAGGGGCAGGGGGCGCGCCCGCCGCTCCCGTTACGGTAA
- a CDS encoding DUF6491 family protein, whose product MMRTQTIVTTLVAALAAASCTTPRDVAIGEEATIPFPETGIRSWHAEDDRSLWVLDNRDRWYRVELMQPCIGLPFAYALGFDTRTPGRFDRFSAILYDGQRCQVSSIKRSAPPPTKEERRKAQEPAPEE is encoded by the coding sequence ATGATGAGGACGCAGACCATCGTCACCACGCTTGTGGCCGCCCTTGCCGCCGCATCCTGCACGACGCCGCGAGACGTGGCGATCGGCGAGGAAGCGACCATACCTTTCCCCGAAACCGGCATCCGCAGCTGGCACGCGGAGGACGACCGCTCGCTCTGGGTGCTCGATAACCGGGACCGCTGGTATCGGGTTGAGCTGATGCAGCCCTGTATCGGCCTGCCCTTTGCCTATGCGCTTGGGTTCGATACCCGCACGCCGGGGCGGTTCGATCGCTTCTCGGCCATTCTCTATGATGGCCAGCGCTGCCAGGTGAGCAGTATCAAACGCAGCGCACCCCCGCCCACCAAAGAGGAACGCCGCAAGGCGCAGGAGCCCGCGCCGGAGGAATAA
- a CDS encoding rhamnogalacturonan lyase — protein sequence MHKHRALIGAAGGCLAAFMFADAALAAAEPAPVIDGRQAERLDRGVIAAPAAGGGILVNWRLLATDAPGTAFHVYRDGRKVTAAPIAATNFVDAAGSAESRYTVRAVAGGQEQAASAPARVLGAGYLSIPLDQPPGGIAPDGTPYSYEANDASVGDLDGDGRYEIIVKWYPTIAKDNAFAGYSGNTLFDAYTLEGKRLWRIDMGKNIRSGAHYTQFLVYDFDGDGRAEFVAKTADGTVDGAGKIIGDAKADWREHDGQVPSPDRTGAEQTPDGHRVAPLTGRILKGPEYLTVFDGLTGRTLATAPYVLPRHPQTDAPTAEQLKAVWGDGYANRSDRFLAGVAYLDGTRPSIIMARGYYTRSTLAAWDFRDGKLTERWLYDSATPGNEKFSGQGNHQLSVADVDGDGRDEIIYGSMTVDDDGKGLWSAGLYHGDAMHLSDLDPARPGLEKWGVHENVRANGGIGSAMLDARTGAVLWSTKAQKDTGRGLAADIDPRYPGAEAWSINTPDLYDVRGNVIGKRPKQINFAVWWDGDLSRELLDGTRIFKWDYERQESVPLLAPEGVASDNGTKANPMLSADILGDWREEVIWRAADNKSMRIYVTPYPSEHSIPALMQDPVYRLAVAWQNVAYNQPPHTGYFLGTGMQPRR from the coding sequence ATGCATAAGCACAGGGCATTGATCGGTGCGGCCGGAGGTTGCCTTGCGGCATTTATGTTCGCGGATGCGGCGCTGGCGGCGGCCGAGCCTGCGCCGGTGATCGACGGGCGGCAGGCGGAGCGGCTGGATCGCGGCGTCATTGCGGCCCCGGCGGCGGGCGGCGGCATTCTGGTGAACTGGCGGCTGCTCGCAACCGATGCGCCCGGCACCGCATTTCATGTCTACCGCGATGGCCGCAAGGTTACCGCCGCGCCGATTGCCGCTACCAATTTCGTCGATGCGGCTGGCAGCGCCGAGTCGCGTTATACCGTGCGCGCGGTTGCGGGCGGACAGGAGCAGGCGGCCAGCGCCCCGGCGCGGGTGTTGGGAGCCGGCTACCTTTCGATTCCGCTCGACCAGCCGCCGGGCGGCATCGCGCCGGATGGTACGCCCTACAGCTATGAGGCGAACGACGCGAGCGTCGGTGATCTGGATGGCGACGGCCGCTACGAGATCATTGTCAAATGGTATCCCACCATCGCCAAGGACAATGCCTTTGCCGGCTACAGCGGCAACACCCTGTTCGATGCCTACACGCTGGAGGGCAAGCGGCTGTGGCGAATCGATATGGGAAAGAACATCCGCTCGGGCGCGCACTACACCCAGTTTCTGGTTTACGATTTCGATGGCGACGGCCGGGCCGAGTTCGTCGCCAAGACGGCGGATGGCACGGTGGACGGCGCGGGCAAGATAATCGGCGACGCCAAGGCCGACTGGCGCGAGCACGACGGGCAGGTGCCGAGCCCTGATCGCACCGGCGCAGAGCAAACGCCGGATGGGCACCGGGTGGCGCCGCTGACGGGGCGCATTCTGAAAGGGCCGGAATATCTGACCGTCTTCGACGGGCTCACGGGCCGCACGCTCGCCACTGCGCCTTACGTGCTGCCCCGTCATCCGCAAACCGATGCACCGACGGCCGAGCAGCTGAAGGCGGTGTGGGGCGACGGCTACGCCAATCGGTCCGACCGCTTCCTCGCCGGGGTGGCCTATCTGGACGGCACGCGGCCCAGCATCATCATGGCGCGCGGCTACTATACCCGCTCGACGCTGGCGGCGTGGGATTTCCGCGATGGCAAGCTGACGGAGCGCTGGCTGTACGACTCCGCCACGCCCGGCAACGAGAAATTCAGCGGGCAAGGCAACCACCAGCTGAGCGTTGCTGATGTGGATGGCGACGGGCGCGACGAGATCATCTACGGTTCGATGACGGTGGATGATGATGGCAAGGGCCTGTGGAGCGCCGGGCTTTACCATGGCGATGCCATGCATCTGTCCGACCTCGACCCCGCCCGGCCCGGCCTCGAAAAATGGGGCGTGCACGAGAACGTTCGCGCCAACGGTGGCATCGGCTCGGCCATGCTCGACGCCCGAACCGGGGCGGTGCTCTGGTCCACCAAGGCGCAGAAGGATACCGGACGTGGCCTGGCTGCCGATATCGACCCGCGTTATCCGGGCGCAGAAGCATGGTCGATCAACACGCCTGACCTTTATGACGTGCGCGGCAATGTGATCGGCAAGCGGCCAAAGCAGATCAATTTCGCGGTGTGGTGGGACGGCGACCTGTCGCGCGAACTGCTGGACGGCACGCGTATTTTCAAATGGGACTACGAGCGGCAGGAAAGCGTGCCGCTGCTCGCGCCGGAGGGCGTCGCTTCCGATAACGGCACCAAGGCCAACCCCATGCTGAGCGCGGATATCCTCGGCGACTGGCGCGAGGAGGTGATCTGGCGCGCGGCGGACAATAAATCCATGCGGATCTATGTAACGCCCTACCCAAGCGAGCACAGTATTCCTGCGCTGATGCAGGACCCGGTCTACCGGCTGGCGGTCGCCTGGCAGAACGTTGCCTACAACCAGCCGCCGCACACCGGCTATTTCCTCGGCACCGGCATGCAGCCCCGGCGGTAG
- a CDS encoding TonB-dependent receptor plug domain-containing protein, with product MTNSRVGRARALFTTSWFVIGIVAVPFAGSAFAQSASNDQSTTQQQAEGAMTTAQLSHGNADDIVVIGTRASLQSAIARKKNAGTVVDSIVAEDISQFPDKNIGEALQRITGVQLTRDFGEGTQVSIRGVEPDLNRVEINGVTLLGQGARASAARTSASWRPSL from the coding sequence GTGACCAATTCACGCGTTGGGCGCGCACGCGCGCTTTTCACCACCAGTTGGTTTGTTATCGGTATCGTTGCGGTTCCATTTGCTGGTTCGGCTTTCGCCCAGAGCGCGAGCAATGACCAATCCACCACCCAGCAGCAGGCCGAGGGCGCGATGACGACGGCCCAGCTCAGCCACGGCAACGCGGACGATATTGTTGTCATTGGCACCCGCGCCAGCCTTCAGAGCGCGATTGCGCGCAAGAAGAATGCCGGCACGGTGGTGGACTCGATCGTCGCGGAAGATATTTCGCAGTTTCCCGACAAGAACATCGGCGAGGCGCTGCAGCGCATCACCGGCGTGCAGCTGACGCGCGATTTCGGCGAGGGCACGCAGGTGAGCATTCGCGGCGTGGAGCCGGACCTGAACCGCGTGGAAATCAACGGCGTCACGCTGCTCGGCCAGGGGGCGCGGGCCAGCGCGGCGCGGACTTCCGCGAGCTGGCGTCCGAGCTTGTAA
- a CDS encoding TonB-dependent receptor: protein MDVFKGFTADMTEGGIGGTVSIETRKPLELKEPLLAVTASGQYLETTKTFKPRGNITAGKKFFNDRLGVLVNFTYDKNDTRGDFLRNTEWTRFFGNADQTDLNNDNVKITPNANFDNISTPEQCDAVPTDGLDGATRSDCWAQFAEYVPRIPRYGQWIRNDERISGIATIQYAVTDDFDVYVEYQRNERNNHLTDYNYSVDVTAASRIDTSGNCATCTFDDDGNLIGFNTAPTAPGATTGAGSIFSTSKRDFAYKQKSEYKTLGFNWNKDTFRITGFGIKSKGTTRSDSQNMILNASIPGIRVDLDPTSGTPTFTFPEGADPQDTNTYLNPTVAVPGAPVVAAYQYRPEEIDVSEDQYKLDGDFEVGNGFLRMIEVGAQYRKSTSTAYRGGTNFVNENGDFVPTPNITANVSLGPTNTDLAFPPGGPQATSLTWTREKFADFLSQATEMTPGHFFPVGGGEGAPDSWLAPNYNNFGDYFDTQYINHDRVREVNGIPQTPAHNVRENIWAGYMKGNFEFDAFGLPVTGNVGVRYVRTKDVATGSFTRRELRPGTTPGTTTTVTVYAGTVSMENTYEDWLPSFNASIGLVPDVLIARVGAAKVMARPRPTDLVPNANCVFDEAGGTLPNTCTAGNPELKPYRANQYDINLSWYPNRDTLVSAAVFYKDIKSFIIPNVTTFNVDLFGDGELFDVRQPVNGKGARITGLELSAQTAFTFLPAPFDGFGIQVNYTYSKADNVGLFSQLTGEELDFPGLSKHSYNIIGYYDRDWLNVRVAWNARSKYLRSPAERSGNPVYADGTGYLDAKATFRIPNFYGASLFIEGKNLTKETERMTSGSIRMTEYSYSGRRFFIGASFKL, encoded by the coding sequence ATCGACGTGTTCAAGGGCTTCACCGCTGACATGACCGAAGGCGGCATCGGCGGCACGGTGAGCATCGAAACCCGCAAACCGCTGGAGCTGAAGGAGCCGCTGCTGGCCGTCACCGCATCGGGCCAGTATCTTGAGACGACCAAGACCTTCAAGCCGCGCGGCAACATCACCGCCGGCAAGAAATTCTTCAATGACAGGCTCGGCGTTCTCGTCAACTTCACCTACGACAAGAACGACACGCGCGGCGACTTCCTGCGGAATACGGAGTGGACGCGCTTTTTCGGCAACGCCGATCAGACGGATCTGAACAACGACAACGTCAAGATCACGCCCAACGCCAATTTCGACAACATCAGCACGCCCGAGCAGTGCGACGCGGTGCCGACGGATGGGCTGGATGGCGCAACCCGCTCCGACTGCTGGGCGCAGTTTGCCGAATACGTGCCGCGCATTCCCCGCTACGGCCAGTGGATTCGCAATGACGAGCGCATCTCGGGCATCGCCACCATCCAGTATGCCGTGACCGACGATTTCGACGTTTATGTCGAGTACCAGCGCAACGAGCGCAACAACCACCTGACCGACTATAACTACTCGGTCGATGTGACCGCCGCGTCGCGCATCGACACGTCCGGCAATTGCGCCACCTGCACGTTCGACGACGACGGCAACCTGATCGGCTTCAACACCGCGCCGACGGCACCGGGCGCGACGACAGGTGCGGGCTCGATCTTCAGCACCAGCAAGCGCGATTTCGCCTACAAGCAGAAGTCCGAGTACAAGACGCTGGGCTTCAACTGGAACAAGGATACGTTCCGCATTACCGGCTTCGGCATCAAGTCGAAGGGCACCACGCGCAGCGACAGTCAGAACATGATTCTGAACGCGTCGATTCCGGGCATCCGCGTCGATCTCGACCCGACGAGCGGCACGCCGACGTTCACCTTCCCGGAAGGCGCAGACCCGCAGGATACCAATACCTACCTCAACCCGACGGTTGCGGTTCCCGGCGCGCCGGTGGTTGCGGCCTACCAGTATCGCCCTGAAGAAATCGATGTCAGCGAGGATCAGTACAAGCTCGACGGTGACTTCGAGGTGGGCAACGGCTTCCTCAGGATGATCGAGGTCGGCGCCCAGTACCGCAAGTCCACCTCCACCGCCTATCGCGGCGGCACCAACTTCGTGAACGAAAATGGTGATTTCGTGCCGACGCCGAACATCACCGCCAACGTCTCGCTCGGCCCCACCAACACAGACCTCGCCTTCCCGCCGGGCGGCCCGCAGGCGACCAGCCTTACCTGGACGCGCGAGAAGTTCGCGGATTTCCTCTCGCAGGCGACGGAGATGACGCCTGGCCACTTCTTCCCCGTCGGCGGCGGGGAAGGCGCGCCGGACAGCTGGCTTGCGCCGAACTACAACAACTTCGGCGACTACTTCGACACACAATACATCAACCACGACCGCGTGCGCGAGGTGAATGGCATTCCCCAGACCCCGGCCCACAATGTGCGGGAGAACATCTGGGCGGGCTACATGAAGGGCAACTTCGAGTTCGATGCCTTCGGCCTGCCGGTCACCGGCAACGTGGGCGTGCGCTATGTCCGCACCAAGGACGTCGCCACCGGCTCCTTCACCCGGCGCGAGCTGCGCCCCGGCACGACGCCCGGCACCACCACCACGGTTACCGTCTATGCGGGCACCGTGAGCATGGAAAATACCTATGAGGACTGGCTGCCCAGCTTCAACGCCTCGATCGGCCTGGTGCCCGACGTGCTGATCGCGCGGGTAGGCGCGGCCAAGGTGATGGCGCGCCCGCGCCCGACCGACCTTGTGCCCAACGCCAACTGCGTGTTCGACGAGGCGGGCGGAACCCTGCCCAACACCTGCACGGCCGGCAATCCGGAGCTGAAGCCTTACCGCGCCAACCAGTATGACATTAACCTGTCGTGGTATCCCAACCGCGACACGCTGGTCAGCGCCGCGGTGTTCTACAAGGACATCAAGAGCTTCATCATCCCGAACGTCACCACCTTCAACGTGGACCTGTTCGGCGACGGCGAGCTGTTCGACGTGCGCCAGCCGGTCAACGGCAAGGGCGCGCGGATCACCGGCCTCGAGCTGTCGGCGCAGACCGCCTTCACCTTCCTGCCCGCGCCGTTCGACGGCTTCGGCATCCAGGTGAACTACACCTACAGCAAGGCGGACAACGTCGGCCTGTTCAGCCAGTTGACCGGGGAGGAGCTGGATTTCCCCGGCCTCTCCAAGCACAGCTACAACATCATTGGTTATTATGACCGGGATTGGCTGAACGTTCGCGTCGCCTGGAACGCGCGCAGCAAATATCTGCGCTCACCGGCGGAGCGCTCGGGCAACCCGGTTTATGCTGATGGCACCGGCTACCTGGATGCCAAGGCGACCTTCCGCATTCCCAACTTCTATGGCGCTTCGCTGTTCATCGAAGGCAAGAACCTGACGAAGGAGACGGAACGGATGACCTCGGGCAGCATCCGCATGACCGAATACAGCTATTCCGGCCGCCGCTTCTTCATTGGCGCATCATTCAAGCTCTGA
- a CDS encoding DUF1080 domain-containing protein: MWEIVHSLALSRRSVLGGLAATLLPSGLSLAGPSSETLLHRDDFTGGLGQWVIEAERGGRFRAEGGVLDIDSPAGVTLWFRHALASPVAIDYEVMAVSEGGPNDAVSDINCFWMATDTRASGGDVLAIRRSGAFAGYDELRTYYAGIGGNRNTTSRFRRYVGRRDDRPLLPQHDLSAPEHMIAPNRWYRIRLVADGNRIELLRDGTPMFRLNDPAPYTCGHFGLRTTKSHLRVRNFRVYRLPG, from the coding sequence ATGTGGGAAATTGTGCACAGCCTTGCGCTCAGCCGCCGATCGGTGCTGGGCGGTCTTGCGGCCACGCTTCTACCAAGCGGCCTCAGCCTTGCCGGGCCGTCTTCGGAAACGCTGCTCCACCGCGACGATTTTACCGGCGGCCTCGGCCAATGGGTGATCGAGGCGGAGCGCGGCGGGCGCTTCCGCGCCGAAGGCGGCGTGCTCGATATCGACAGCCCGGCGGGCGTTACCCTGTGGTTCCGCCATGCGCTTGCAAGCCCGGTCGCCATCGACTATGAGGTGATGGCTGTCAGCGAAGGCGGGCCGAACGACGCGGTGAGCGACATCAACTGCTTCTGGATGGCGACCGACACCCGCGCGTCCGGGGGCGACGTGCTGGCCATCCGGCGCAGCGGCGCGTTCGCAGGCTATGACGAGCTTCGCACCTACTATGCAGGCATCGGCGGCAATCGCAACACCACCTCGCGCTTCCGCCGCTATGTGGGCCGCCGCGACGACCGCCCGCTGCTGCCGCAGCACGATCTCTCCGCGCCCGAGCATATGATCGCGCCCAACCGCTGGTATCGCATCCGCCTCGTTGCCGACGGCAACCGGATCGAACTGCTGCGCGACGGCACGCCCATGTTCCGGCTCAACGACCCCGCGCCCTACACTTGCGGCCACTTCGGGCTCCGCACCACGAAAAGCCACCTGCGCGTGCGGAATTTCCGGGTTTATCGCCTGCCGGGCTGA
- a CDS encoding rhamnogalacturonan acetylesterase produces the protein MPRPAFAALLLAVLAAAPAQAATIHIAGDSTAATYEARRYPQTGWGQMLHCALDDTVTVRNHARGGRSTRTFINEGRLDRIAEEIKPGDTLLIQFGHNDANTVKIERYADPMGAYRSNLARMIAVARSAGAQPVLITPVIRRNWKDGRVQADFTPWSNAARQLARELNVPLIDLEQDSRKWVEAAGEEGSKRYFLHYTAADAVPAFPKGIDDDTHFSEIGARGIAEIVARDLKALGLPVSQHILADRPDLARTTPLGRAECH, from the coding sequence ATGCCGCGCCCTGCTTTCGCAGCCCTGCTGCTGGCCGTGCTGGCCGCCGCGCCCGCACAGGCCGCCACCATCCACATCGCCGGGGATTCGACCGCCGCCACCTATGAGGCACGGCGCTACCCGCAAACCGGCTGGGGCCAGATGCTGCACTGCGCGCTCGATGACACCGTCACCGTTCGCAACCACGCGCGCGGCGGTCGCAGCACCCGCACCTTCATCAACGAAGGCAGGCTCGACCGGATCGCCGAGGAAATCAAGCCCGGCGACACGCTCCTTATCCAGTTCGGCCACAATGACGCCAATACGGTGAAGATCGAGCGCTACGCGGACCCCATGGGCGCTTACCGCTCCAACCTCGCGCGCATGATCGCGGTGGCGCGCTCGGCCGGGGCGCAGCCGGTGCTCATCACGCCGGTCATCCGCCGCAACTGGAAGGATGGCCGCGTGCAGGCGGATTTCACGCCGTGGTCCAATGCCGCCCGCCAGCTGGCGCGGGAGCTGAACGTGCCGCTCATCGATCTTGAACAGGATTCCCGCAAATGGGTAGAAGCGGCCGGCGAGGAAGGCTCGAAGCGCTATTTCCTCCACTACACCGCCGCCGACGCTGTTCCGGCCTTCCCCAAGGGCATCGACGACGACACCCACTTCAGCGAAATCGGCGCGCGCGGCATCGCCGAAATCGTGGCGCGGGACCTGAAGGCGCTGGGCCTGCCGGTCTCGCAGCACATCCTCGCCGACCGGCCGGACCTTGCGCGCACCACGCCGCTCGGCCGGGCCGAATGCCATTGA